From Leptolyngbya sp. KIOST-1, one genomic window encodes:
- a CDS encoding biotin/lipoyl-binding protein, producing MSINPDQPWRRPSFWLLIGALLIVGTGSTLAVRNVLQTRQAAREQAELPPPRQVKVVALGRVEPASRVIDVAPSESGRIERLEVQRGDRVEAGQILAYLDTYDVRRAERDVAASQLAEARAQLEEALGCQWRLYA from the coding sequence ATGTCTATCAACCCTGATCAACCCTGGAGAAGGCCGAGTTTTTGGCTTTTAATTGGTGCTCTACTGATTGTGGGCACTGGCTCTACCCTGGCCGTTCGCAACGTTTTGCAAACCCGCCAGGCGGCCCGAGAGCAGGCCGAGCTACCGCCCCCCCGCCAGGTTAAGGTGGTGGCCCTGGGTCGGGTTGAGCCCGCCAGTCGGGTGATCGACGTCGCCCCGTCGGAGTCGGGCCGCATTGAGCGCCTGGAGGTGCAAAGGGGCGATCGCGTTGAGGCGGGCCAGATTCTCGCCTACCTCGACACCTACGATGTGCGCCGGGCCGAGCGCGATGTGGCCGCCAGTCAGCTGGCCGAGGCCCGCGCCCAGCTGGAGGAGGCGCTAGGCTGCCAGTGGCGGCTTTACGCTTGA